Proteins encoded in a region of the Mycolicibacterium chitae genome:
- a CDS encoding RNA polymerase-binding protein RbpA produces the protein MADRVLRGSRLGAVSYETDRNHDLAPRQIARYRTDNGEEFDVPFADDAEIPGTWLCKNGLEGTLLEGEAPEAKKVKPPRTHWDMLLERRSIEELEELLKERLDIIKTRRRGS, from the coding sequence ATGGCTGATCGTGTATTGAGGGGCAGTCGGCTCGGGGCCGTGAGCTACGAGACCGATCGCAACCACGACCTGGCGCCGCGTCAGATCGCGCGGTACCGCACCGACAACGGTGAGGAATTCGACGTTCCGTTCGCCGACGACGCCGAGATCCCCGGCACCTGGCTGTGCAAGAACGGCCTGGAAGGCACGCTGCTCGAGGGCGAGGCGCCGGAGGCCAAGAAGGTCAAGCCGCCGCGGACGCACTGGGACATGCTGCTCGAGCGTCGCTCCATCGAGGAGCTCGAGGAGCTGCTCAAGGAGCGCCTCGACATCATCAAGACCCGCCGCCGCGGCAGCTGA
- a CDS encoding polyprenol monophosphomannose synthase, producing the protein MTSERPSQRALVIIPTYNELENLPLIVGRVHDALPDIHVLIVDDGSPDGTGKLADELSLADPDRIHVMHRTTKDGLGAAYLAGFAWGLNRQYSVLVEMDADGSHAPEQLHRLLDAVDAGADVAIGSRYVEGGSVRNWPVRRLLLSKTANTYSRLLLGVDIHDITAGYRAYRREVLEKIDLSAVDSKGYCFQIDLTWRAINNGFKVVEVPITFTERELGVSKMSGSNIREAMIKVAQWGIGGRLDRARGAQFQ; encoded by the coding sequence ATGACCAGTGAGCGCCCCAGCCAGCGCGCTCTGGTGATCATCCCCACCTACAACGAGCTGGAGAACCTCCCGCTCATCGTGGGTCGGGTGCATGACGCATTGCCCGACATCCACGTCCTGATCGTGGACGACGGCAGCCCGGACGGCACCGGCAAGCTCGCCGACGAGCTCTCGCTGGCCGACCCGGACCGCATCCACGTGATGCACCGGACCACCAAGGACGGCCTCGGCGCCGCCTACCTGGCCGGCTTCGCCTGGGGCCTGAACCGGCAGTACTCGGTGCTGGTGGAGATGGATGCCGACGGCAGCCACGCCCCCGAACAGCTGCATCGGCTGCTCGACGCCGTCGATGCGGGCGCGGACGTGGCGATCGGCTCCCGCTACGTCGAGGGTGGCTCGGTACGCAACTGGCCCGTGCGGCGGCTACTGCTGTCCAAGACCGCGAACACCTATTCGCGGCTGCTGCTGGGCGTCGACATCCACGACATCACCGCCGGCTACCGCGCCTACCGGCGCGAGGTGCTGGAGAAGATCGACCTGAGCGCCGTGGACTCGAAGGGCTACTGCTTCCAGATCGACCTGACCTGGCGCGCCATCAACAACGGCTTCAAGGTCGTGGAGGTGCCGATCACCTTCACCGAACGTGAACTCGGCGTGTCGAAGATGAGCGGCTCAAACATCCGCGAAGCCATGATCAAGGTGGCCCAGTGGGGTATCGGGGGCCGCCTCGACCGGGCTCGCGGAGCTCAGTTCCAGTAA
- the lnt gene encoding apolipoprotein N-acyltransferase has product MASGERRDPKLAASQAEVTDIIPAVSDDAPISDASAAPEDPAPEAAPPPSRLTRFGGWLLPRWPRMLAAVAAGALLSASFAPLAWWWAAVVGFVVLGVVLTRPATTAAGGFGYAYLTGLAFYLPLLPWISGLVGAVPWLALAAVCALFPAVFGLLAVVVRGLPGWPLWFAFVWALVEWFKASFPFGGFPWGIIAFGQTTGPLLPLAQLGGAPLVSVAVALLGFGLAALGLAFLDWWQRKDARDVAPPAVVLPGVCVAVVLMVTALVSPGVRQSGAGSGDDPGVTVAAVQGNVPRLGLEFNAQRRAVLDNHVTETLRLAEDVRTGRAAAPHFVIWPENSSDIDPLANADAGEQIARAARAIGVPILVGAVVSHPDWSRDNPAASNTVIVWDPEDGPGERHDKRIVQPFGEYLPWRGFFRLLSPYAERAGYFVPGDGDGVVDAAGVPAGVATCWEVIFDHAVRESVRSGAQLLAVPTNNATFDATMSEQQLAFARLRAVEHDRYTVVAGTTGISAVIAPDGRELARTEFFQPAYLDAQVRLKTSQTPATTWGPVIQFVLAGLGAAAVFAALILAIRQNGGLTRPTRRRRNRPQTDESAGRTAAETTPEEPHDQ; this is encoded by the coding sequence ATGGCTAGCGGCGAGCGTCGGGACCCGAAGCTGGCGGCGAGCCAGGCCGAGGTCACCGACATCATCCCGGCGGTCTCCGACGACGCGCCGATCAGCGACGCGTCCGCGGCGCCGGAGGACCCCGCACCCGAGGCGGCCCCGCCGCCGAGTCGGCTGACCCGCTTCGGCGGCTGGCTGCTCCCGCGCTGGCCCCGCATGCTCGCCGCGGTCGCCGCGGGTGCGCTGCTGAGCGCGAGCTTCGCGCCGCTGGCCTGGTGGTGGGCGGCCGTCGTCGGCTTCGTCGTGCTCGGCGTCGTGCTGACCAGACCGGCCACGACCGCCGCCGGCGGGTTCGGCTACGCCTACCTGACCGGGTTGGCCTTCTATCTGCCGCTGCTGCCGTGGATCAGCGGCCTGGTCGGCGCCGTGCCGTGGCTGGCGCTGGCCGCGGTGTGCGCGCTGTTCCCGGCGGTGTTCGGCCTGCTCGCCGTCGTGGTCCGCGGCCTGCCCGGCTGGCCGCTGTGGTTCGCCTTCGTCTGGGCGCTGGTGGAATGGTTCAAGGCCAGCTTCCCGTTCGGCGGATTCCCCTGGGGCATCATCGCTTTCGGGCAGACCACCGGACCGCTGCTGCCGCTGGCGCAGCTGGGCGGCGCACCGCTGGTCTCGGTGGCGGTGGCGCTGCTCGGGTTCGGTCTGGCGGCCCTGGGCCTGGCGTTCCTGGACTGGTGGCAACGCAAGGACGCCCGCGACGTGGCCCCGCCCGCGGTGGTGCTGCCCGGGGTGTGCGTGGCGGTCGTGCTGATGGTGACCGCGCTGGTCTCACCCGGGGTGCGGCAGTCCGGCGCCGGGTCCGGGGATGATCCCGGCGTGACGGTCGCCGCGGTGCAGGGCAATGTGCCGCGCCTGGGCCTGGAGTTCAACGCTCAGCGCCGCGCCGTGCTCGACAACCACGTCACCGAGACCCTGCGACTGGCCGAGGACGTGCGCACCGGGCGGGCCGCCGCGCCGCACTTCGTGATCTGGCCGGAGAACTCGTCTGACATCGACCCGCTGGCCAATGCCGATGCCGGCGAACAGATCGCCCGCGCCGCTCGAGCCATCGGGGTGCCGATCCTGGTCGGGGCCGTGGTGTCGCATCCGGACTGGTCCCGCGACAACCCGGCGGCCAGCAACACCGTCATCGTCTGGGATCCCGAGGACGGCCCGGGGGAGCGCCACGACAAGCGCATCGTGCAGCCGTTCGGGGAGTACCTGCCGTGGCGCGGGTTCTTCCGGCTGCTGTCGCCCTACGCCGAGCGCGCCGGCTACTTCGTCCCCGGCGACGGCGATGGTGTCGTGGACGCGGCCGGTGTGCCGGCCGGGGTGGCGACGTGCTGGGAGGTCATCTTCGACCACGCCGTGCGGGAATCGGTGCGCAGCGGCGCCCAGCTGCTCGCGGTGCCCACCAACAATGCCACCTTCGACGCGACCATGAGCGAGCAGCAACTGGCCTTCGCGCGCCTGCGCGCCGTGGAACACGACCGGTACACCGTCGTCGCGGGTACCACCGGCATCAGCGCCGTCATCGCGCCGGACGGCCGCGAACTGGCCCGTACGGAGTTCTTCCAGCCCGCCTATCTCGACGCCCAGGTGCGGCTGAAGACCAGTCAGACCCCGGCCACCACCTGGGGGCCGGTCATCCAGTTCGTCCTGGCCGGGCTGGGCGCCGCGGCAGTGTTTGCGGCTCTGATTCTGGCGATCAGGCAGAATGGTGGGCTGACGCGTCCGACTCGTCGGCGCCGAAATCGACCGCAGACCGACGAGAGCGCGGGCCGGACCGCCGCCGAGACCACCCCCGAGGAGCCACATGACCAGTGA
- a CDS encoding amidohydrolase, with the protein MAVRGDVIAWIGSDQVGRDQFPEARVVDLAGAFVAPAFVDSHVHVTATGLTRLGLDLREATSKAHCLRLIADHAAACGSQDVVWAHGWDDSDWPDGAPTTAELDAAVQARPAYVARVDVHSALASTALRVRAPELAAAAGFDADAALTAEAHHRVRAAARTLLPPEQRAQARRLALDAFAAAGVVAVHECAGPDIGGLDDWREVRATRHAVEVTGYWGEAVRTAAQARALIDATGARGLGGDLFVDGALGSRTAWLHEPYADAPHTCGNSYLDDDALSAHLSACTEAGITAGFHVIGDRAVDAAVAAFARVVEVHGVAAVARCGHRLEHLEMVTDAQAAQLGSWGVIGSVQPNFDALWGGPEGMYARRLGGARAERLNPFALLASQGVPLAFGSDAPVTDIDPWHTVRAATAHHTAGSSISPRAAFAAATRGGWRAAGIRDGVTGTLVPGAPASYALWRVDELEVAAPADAVQRWSTEPGSRVPALPRLGPDDASPRCLQTVHRGAVIYGADDG; encoded by the coding sequence ATGGCGGTGCGCGGCGACGTCATCGCCTGGATCGGCAGCGACCAGGTGGGACGCGATCAGTTCCCGGAGGCCCGGGTGGTCGACCTCGCCGGTGCCTTCGTCGCCCCGGCCTTCGTCGACAGCCACGTGCACGTGACCGCCACCGGGCTCACCCGGTTGGGCCTCGACCTGCGCGAGGCCACCTCCAAGGCGCACTGCCTGCGGCTGATCGCCGACCATGCCGCGGCCTGCGGGTCCCAGGACGTGGTCTGGGCCCACGGCTGGGACGACTCGGACTGGCCCGACGGCGCGCCGACCACCGCCGAACTCGACGCCGCGGTGCAGGCCCGCCCCGCGTATGTGGCCCGGGTCGACGTGCACTCGGCACTGGCCTCCACCGCGCTGCGCGTCCGCGCGCCCGAACTGGCCGCGGCCGCCGGATTCGACGCCGACGCAGCACTGACCGCCGAGGCCCATCACCGCGTGCGCGCCGCCGCCCGGACCCTGCTGCCGCCCGAGCAGCGCGCACAGGCCCGGCGCCTCGCGCTGGACGCGTTCGCCGCCGCCGGTGTCGTCGCGGTCCACGAATGCGCGGGCCCGGACATCGGCGGTCTCGACGACTGGCGGGAGGTGCGCGCCACCCGCCACGCGGTGGAGGTGACCGGCTACTGGGGCGAGGCGGTCCGCACCGCTGCGCAGGCCCGCGCGCTGATCGACGCCACCGGGGCCCGCGGCCTGGGCGGCGATCTGTTCGTCGACGGCGCCCTGGGGTCGCGCACCGCGTGGCTGCACGAGCCCTACGCCGACGCCCCGCACACCTGCGGCAACAGCTACCTGGACGACGACGCGCTGAGCGCCCACCTGTCGGCCTGCACCGAGGCCGGGATCACCGCGGGCTTCCACGTCATCGGCGATCGCGCCGTCGACGCGGCCGTCGCCGCGTTCGCCCGGGTGGTCGAGGTGCACGGCGTCGCCGCGGTCGCCCGCTGCGGCCATCGGCTCGAACACCTGGAGATGGTGACCGACGCGCAGGCCGCCCAGCTCGGCAGCTGGGGCGTCATCGGCAGCGTGCAACCCAATTTCGATGCCCTCTGGGGCGGTCCCGAGGGCATGTACGCGCGCCGGTTGGGCGGTGCGCGCGCCGAGCGGCTGAACCCGTTCGCGCTGTTAGCATCCCAAGGCGTGCCACTCGCTTTCGGCTCGGACGCGCCGGTCACGGACATCGACCCGTGGCACACCGTGCGCGCCGCGACGGCCCACCACACCGCGGGAAGTTCGATCTCGCCCCGGGCGGCATTCGCCGCCGCCACCCGCGGCGGCTGGCGCGCGGCCGGGATCCGCGACGGGGTCACCGGCACCCTGGTGCCCGGCGCACCGGCGTCCTACGCCCTCTGGCGGGTCGACGAGCTGGAGGTGGCCGCGCCGGCCGATGCGGTGCAGCGCTGGTCCACCGAACCGGGGTCCCGGGTGCCCGCGCTGCCGCGCTTGGGCCCCGACGACGCGTCGCCGCGCTGCCTGCAGACGGTCCACCGCGGCGCGGTGATCTACGGCGCCGACGATGGCTAG
- a CDS encoding FxsA family protein — MVMRMFVLYVVIEMAVIIALTATIGFGWTVLAVLGAFVLGLVLAGSQVRRQLSQLQRGLANPGATDPGAQVTDSLLVALGTLLVFVPGLVTTAVGLLMLAPPTRSAMRPLAAGLATRGLSRHVMFVGGRRDYIDGEVVDVHDHGTSPVRTRPAILPEPE; from the coding sequence ATGGTGATGCGCATGTTCGTCCTGTACGTGGTCATCGAGATGGCGGTGATCATCGCGCTGACCGCGACCATCGGCTTCGGCTGGACCGTGCTGGCCGTGCTCGGCGCGTTCGTGCTGGGACTGGTGCTGGCCGGCTCGCAGGTGCGTCGGCAGCTGAGCCAGCTGCAACGCGGCCTCGCCAATCCCGGCGCCACCGACCCCGGCGCGCAGGTCACCGACAGCCTCCTGGTGGCCCTCGGCACGCTGCTGGTGTTCGTCCCCGGACTGGTCACCACCGCGGTCGGGCTGCTGATGCTGGCCCCGCCGACCCGCTCGGCCATGCGTCCGCTGGCCGCCGGCCTGGCCACCCGCGGGCTGTCCCGCCACGTGATGTTCGTCGGCGGGCGGCGCGACTACATCGACGGCGAGGTCGTCGACGTTCACGATCACGGCACCTCGCCGGTGCGGACACGCCCGGCGATCCTGCCCGAGCCCGAATAG
- a CDS encoding PPOX class F420-dependent oxidoreductase gives MAPTFREVAKSKYLLLTTFTKDGRPKPTAVWGVPEGDTLVIITDAGSWKTKRINNTPRVTIQKCGALGSPKGAPVEAVARNLPASETRRVYDAVVRRYWWHAWWFVPHSLVRGGIGKVHSAIEVQAA, from the coding sequence ATGGCGCCGACGTTCCGCGAGGTCGCAAAGTCCAAGTATCTGCTGCTGACCACGTTCACCAAGGACGGCCGACCCAAGCCGACGGCGGTCTGGGGAGTGCCCGAGGGCGACACGCTGGTGATCATCACCGACGCCGGGTCCTGGAAGACCAAGCGGATCAACAACACCCCGCGGGTGACCATCCAGAAGTGCGGCGCACTGGGCAGTCCCAAGGGCGCACCGGTGGAGGCGGTGGCGCGCAACCTGCCGGCATCGGAAACCCGGCGCGTCTACGACGCGGTGGTCCGGCGGTACTGGTGGCATGCCTGGTGGTTCGTGCCGCATTCGCTGGTCCGCGGCGGCATCGGCAAGGTGCACTCCGCGATCGAGGTCCAGGCCGCGTGA
- a CDS encoding PPOX class F420-dependent oxidoreductase yields MALTFADIAGAEYILLTTFTKDGRPKPTAIWAAPDGDGLIVITQAKSWKVKRIRNTPRVTLAKCDMRGNPKSEAVEAQATVNEHRTADAYRAIGSRYGLMGKAFNFFSKLRGGMKNNVALEIRPV; encoded by the coding sequence ATGGCCCTCACCTTCGCCGATATCGCCGGCGCCGAGTACATCCTGTTGACGACGTTCACCAAGGACGGCCGGCCCAAGCCCACGGCCATCTGGGCCGCGCCCGACGGCGACGGCCTGATCGTCATCACGCAGGCCAAGTCCTGGAAGGTCAAGCGGATCCGCAACACCCCGCGGGTCACCCTCGCCAAATGCGACATGCGGGGCAACCCCAAGAGTGAGGCCGTGGAGGCGCAGGCCACGGTCAACGAGCACCGCACCGCCGACGCCTACCGCGCGATCGGGTCCCGCTACGGGCTGATGGGCAAGGCGTTCAACTTCTTCTCCAAGCTGCGCGGCGGGATGAAGAACAACGTCGCCCTCGAGATCCGACCGGTCTGA
- the cobN gene encoding cobaltochelatase subunit CobN codes for MTTPSAPTVLLLSTSDTDLITARASGANFRWANPSRLLVDDLPELLAGVDVVVVRILGGYRAWEDGIDAVVAGGVPAVIISGEQAPDADLMERSTVPAGIAVQAHVYLAQGGVENLTNLHAFLSDTVLMTGVGFEPPVSTPTWGELTRTATTSVSDDAPTVAVLYYRAQQLAGNTAYVEALCAALEHAGARPLPLYCASLRTAEPELLDRLRTADSMIVTVLAAGGARPATASAGGDDDSWNVEHLAALDITILQGLCLTSPRDQWEANDDGLSPLDVATQVAVPEFDGRIVTVPFSFKEIDDDGLISYVADPERCARVAGLALRQARLRHIPTADKKVALVFSAYPTKHARIGNAVGLDTPASAVELLRAMRTAGYQIGEVPGVDSGDGDALVHALIERGGQDPDWLTEGQLEGNPIRLPAREYRQWFATLPQDFADAVVEHWGPPPGELFVDRSRDPDGEIVIAAMQSGNVVLLVQPPRGFGENPVAIYHDPDLPPSHHYLAAYRWIDTGFGADAVVHIGKHGNLEWLPGKTLGLSASCGADAALGDLPLIYPFLVNDPGEGTQAKRRAHAVLVDHLIPPMARAETYGDIARLEQLLDEHANVSALDPGKLPAIRQQIWTLMRAAKMDHDLGLEDRPDEDSFDDMLLHVDGWLCEIKDVQIRDGLHILGQPPTGEAELDLVLAILRARQLFGGEHSVPGLRQALGLAEDGNDARDSVDAAEDKARALVAALQDSGWDPAAVDGLTDDAEVAAVLRFAATEVVPRLAGTSAEIEQVLRALEGRFIAAGPSGSPLRGLVNVLPTGRNFYSVDPKAVPSRLAWETGVAMADSLLARYREDYGRWPESVGLSVWGTSAMRTSGDDIAEVLALLGVRPIWDDASRRVVDLEAIPIAELGRPRIDVTVRISGFFRDAFPHVVTMLDDAVQLVAGLDESAEDNYVRAHSQADLTEHGDARRSTTRIFGSKPGTYGAGLLQLIDSRNWRDDNDLAQVYTAWGGFAYGRDLDGAPAADEMTRAYRRIAVAAKNTDTREHDIADSDDYFQYHGGMVATVRALTGKDPAAYIGDNTRPDAVRTRTLSEETTRVFRARVVNPRWMAAMRRHGYKGAFEMAATVDYLFGYDATAHVMADWMYEQLTQSYVLDPENRKFMTESNPWALHGMAERLLEAVDRGMWAEPDAATLAGLRQALLEAEGDLEG; via the coding sequence GTGACCACCCCTTCCGCACCGACCGTGCTGCTGCTGTCGACCTCCGACACCGACCTGATCACCGCGCGCGCCAGCGGCGCCAACTTCCGGTGGGCCAACCCGTCGCGGCTGCTGGTCGACGATCTGCCCGAACTGCTGGCCGGTGTCGACGTCGTCGTGGTCCGCATCCTGGGCGGCTACCGGGCGTGGGAGGACGGCATCGACGCGGTGGTCGCCGGCGGCGTGCCCGCGGTGATCATCAGCGGCGAGCAGGCGCCGGACGCCGACCTGATGGAGCGCTCGACGGTGCCGGCCGGCATCGCCGTGCAGGCCCACGTCTACCTGGCCCAGGGCGGCGTCGAGAACCTCACCAACCTGCACGCGTTCCTGTCCGACACGGTGCTGATGACCGGCGTCGGGTTCGAGCCGCCGGTGTCGACGCCCACCTGGGGCGAATTGACCCGCACCGCAACGACTTCGGTGTCCGACGACGCCCCGACGGTCGCGGTGCTGTACTACCGGGCGCAGCAGTTGGCCGGTAACACCGCCTACGTCGAGGCGCTGTGCGCGGCCCTCGAGCACGCCGGCGCCCGGCCGCTGCCGCTGTACTGCGCATCGCTGCGCACCGCCGAACCCGAACTGCTCGACCGGCTGCGCACCGCGGACTCGATGATCGTCACCGTGCTCGCCGCCGGCGGCGCGCGCCCGGCCACCGCCTCGGCCGGCGGGGACGACGACAGCTGGAACGTCGAACACCTTGCCGCCCTGGACATCACGATCCTGCAGGGGCTCTGCCTGACCTCGCCGCGCGACCAGTGGGAGGCGAATGACGACGGCCTGAGCCCGTTGGACGTCGCCACCCAGGTCGCGGTCCCGGAGTTCGACGGGCGCATCGTGACGGTCCCGTTCTCGTTCAAGGAGATCGACGACGACGGGCTGATCTCCTATGTCGCCGACCCGGAACGCTGCGCCCGGGTCGCCGGCCTGGCCCTGCGGCAGGCCCGGCTGCGCCACATCCCGACCGCCGACAAGAAGGTGGCCCTGGTCTTTTCGGCCTACCCCACCAAGCACGCCCGGATCGGCAACGCCGTCGGCCTGGACACCCCGGCCAGCGCGGTGGAACTGCTGCGCGCGATGCGCACGGCCGGCTACCAGATCGGCGAGGTGCCCGGCGTCGACAGCGGCGACGGCGACGCACTGGTGCACGCGCTGATCGAGCGCGGCGGTCAGGACCCCGACTGGCTGACCGAGGGCCAACTGGAAGGCAACCCGATCCGGCTGCCGGCCCGCGAGTACCGGCAGTGGTTCGCCACGCTGCCCCAGGATTTCGCCGACGCCGTCGTCGAGCACTGGGGCCCGCCGCCCGGCGAGCTCTTCGTGGACCGCAGCCGCGATCCTGACGGCGAGATCGTCATCGCCGCAATGCAATCCGGTAACGTCGTGCTGCTGGTGCAGCCACCGCGCGGCTTCGGCGAGAACCCGGTGGCCATCTACCACGACCCAGACCTGCCGCCCAGCCACCACTACCTGGCGGCCTATCGGTGGATCGACACCGGCTTCGGCGCCGACGCCGTGGTGCACATCGGCAAGCACGGCAACCTGGAGTGGCTGCCCGGCAAGACGCTGGGCCTGTCGGCCTCCTGCGGGGCGGATGCGGCGCTGGGCGACCTGCCGCTGATCTACCCGTTCCTGGTCAACGACCCGGGGGAGGGCACCCAGGCCAAGCGCCGCGCCCACGCGGTGCTCGTCGACCACCTGATCCCGCCGATGGCGCGCGCCGAGACCTACGGCGACATCGCGCGGCTCGAGCAGCTGCTCGACGAGCACGCCAACGTCTCCGCGCTGGATCCGGGCAAGCTGCCGGCCATCCGCCAGCAGATCTGGACGTTGATGCGCGCGGCCAAGATGGACCACGACCTGGGCCTCGAGGACCGGCCCGACGAGGACTCCTTCGACGACATGCTGCTGCACGTCGACGGTTGGCTGTGCGAGATCAAGGACGTGCAGATCCGCGACGGGTTGCACATCCTCGGCCAACCGCCCACCGGCGAGGCCGAATTGGATCTGGTGCTGGCCATCCTGCGGGCCCGCCAACTGTTCGGCGGCGAACACTCCGTGCCGGGGCTGCGCCAGGCGCTCGGGCTGGCCGAGGACGGCAACGACGCCCGCGACTCCGTCGACGCCGCCGAGGACAAGGCCCGCGCGCTGGTGGCCGCCCTGCAGGACAGCGGCTGGGATCCCGCCGCGGTCGACGGGCTCACCGACGACGCCGAGGTGGCCGCGGTGCTGCGGTTCGCCGCCACCGAGGTGGTGCCGCGGCTGGCGGGCACCTCCGCCGAGATCGAGCAGGTGCTGCGCGCCCTCGAGGGCCGGTTCATCGCGGCGGGCCCGTCCGGCTCGCCGCTGCGCGGGCTGGTCAACGTGCTGCCGACGGGCCGCAACTTCTACTCGGTGGACCCCAAGGCCGTGCCGTCGCGGCTGGCCTGGGAAACCGGTGTGGCCATGGCGGATTCGCTGCTGGCCCGCTACCGCGAGGACTACGGCCGCTGGCCGGAGTCGGTGGGCCTGTCGGTGTGGGGCACCAGCGCCATGCGCACCTCCGGCGACGACATCGCCGAGGTGCTGGCGCTGCTGGGCGTGCGGCCGATCTGGGACGACGCCTCGCGGCGGGTGGTCGACCTCGAGGCCATCCCGATCGCCGAACTGGGCCGGCCCCGCATCGACGTCACGGTGCGCATCTCGGGGTTCTTCCGGGACGCCTTCCCGCACGTGGTCACCATGCTCGACGACGCGGTGCAACTGGTCGCCGGGCTCGACGAATCGGCCGAGGACAACTACGTGCGGGCGCACAGCCAGGCCGACCTGACCGAGCACGGCGACGCGCGCCGCTCCACCACCCGGATCTTCGGGTCCAAGCCGGGCACCTACGGCGCGGGCCTGTTGCAGCTCATCGACAGCCGGAACTGGCGCGACGACAACGATCTGGCGCAGGTGTACACGGCCTGGGGTGGCTTCGCCTACGGCCGCGACCTGGACGGCGCGCCGGCCGCCGACGAGATGACGCGTGCCTACCGGCGGATCGCGGTGGCCGCGAAGAACACCGACACCCGCGAGCACGACATCGCCGATTCCGACGACTACTTCCAGTACCACGGCGGCATGGTCGCCACGGTGCGCGCGCTCACCGGCAAGGATCCGGCCGCCTACATCGGCGACAACACCCGCCCGGACGCGGTGCGGACCCGCACGTTGAGCGAGGAGACCACCCGGGTGTTCCGGGCGCGGGTGGTCAACCCGCGGTGGATGGCGGCCATGCGCCGGCACGGCTACAAGGGCGCCTTCGAGATGGCCGCCACGGTGGACTACCTGTTCGGCTACGACGCGACCGCGCACGTGATGGCCGACTGGATGTACGAGCAGCTGACCCAGAGCTACGTGCTGGATCCGGAGAACCGCAAGTTCATGACCGAATCCAACCCGTGGGCCCTGCACGGCATGGCCGAGCGGCTGCTCGAGGCCGTGGACCGCGGCATGTGGGCCGAACCGGACGCGGCGACGCTGGCCGGCCTGCGGCAGGCGCTGCTGGAGGCCGAGGGGGACCTGGAGGGCTGA
- the cobG gene encoding precorrin-3B synthase: MVRTRPDDACPGALSLHEAADGALARIRLPGGLLTAAQLQTLAVTARDHGAGTLELTGRGNVQIRGIEGASDAEAVAEAVAGAGLLPTPSHERVRNIVASPLSGRVGGCGDVRAMVIDLDTRLRADPVLAGLPGRFWFGLDDGRGDISALGTDIGVRLTGAEAELQIGGRDTGVLVAEDRAVDALLAAARRFVERRGTAWRVTELPDPTVVVDSARLGPPPGAAPRPPVGWFEQRDGRIALGAGVPLGVLPVRTAEFLAAIEAPLTVTPWRSVLVFDLDDGVADAALRVLAPLGLVFDENSPWLWVSACTGSPGCARSAADVRADAARAVESGEIGTAHRHTAHRHYVGCDRACGSPADAEVLIATPDGYRVRDPHP; encoded by the coding sequence GTGGTCCGGACCCGCCCCGACGATGCCTGCCCCGGCGCGCTGAGCCTGCACGAGGCCGCCGACGGGGCGCTGGCCCGCATCCGGCTTCCCGGCGGCCTGTTGACCGCGGCGCAGTTGCAGACCCTGGCGGTGACCGCCCGCGATCACGGCGCGGGCACCCTGGAGTTGACCGGGCGCGGCAACGTCCAGATCCGCGGCATCGAGGGCGCGTCGGATGCGGAGGCGGTGGCCGAGGCGGTCGCCGGGGCCGGGCTGCTGCCCACCCCCAGCCACGAGCGGGTGCGCAACATCGTGGCCTCGCCGCTGTCCGGCCGGGTCGGCGGGTGCGGCGACGTGCGGGCCATGGTCATCGACCTCGACACCCGACTGCGGGCGGACCCGGTGCTGGCGGGGCTGCCCGGCCGATTCTGGTTCGGGCTCGACGACGGCCGCGGCGACATCAGCGCCCTGGGCACCGATATCGGTGTCCGGCTGACCGGCGCCGAGGCCGAGCTGCAGATCGGCGGGCGCGACACCGGCGTGCTGGTGGCCGAGGACCGGGCCGTCGATGCCCTGCTGGCGGCCGCCCGGCGCTTCGTCGAGCGGCGCGGAACCGCGTGGCGGGTCACCGAATTGCCCGATCCCACAGTGGTGGTCGACAGCGCCCGGTTGGGACCGCCGCCCGGCGCCGCGCCGCGTCCACCGGTCGGGTGGTTCGAGCAGCGCGACGGCCGCATCGCGCTGGGCGCGGGTGTCCCGCTGGGGGTGTTGCCGGTGCGCACCGCGGAGTTCCTGGCGGCCATCGAGGCGCCGCTGACGGTGACGCCGTGGCGGTCGGTGCTGGTCTTCGACCTCGACGACGGCGTGGCCGATGCCGCGCTGCGGGTGTTGGCCCCGCTGGGCCTGGTCTTCGACGAGAACTCACCCTGGCTGTGGGTGAGCGCCTGCACGGGCAGCCCGGGCTGTGCACGTTCGGCGGCCGACGTCCGCGCCGACGCCGCGCGGGCCGTGGAATCCGGTGAGATCGGCACCGCCCACCGGCACACCGCCCACCGGCACTACGTCGGCTGCGATCGCGCCTGCGGCAGCCCCGCCGACGCCGAGGTGCTCATCGCCACGCCGGACGGATACCGGGTGCGCGACCCCCACCCGTAG